Proteins found in one Melospiza georgiana isolate bMelGeo1 chromosome 1, bMelGeo1.pri, whole genome shotgun sequence genomic segment:
- the LOC131087147 gene encoding NAD(P)(+)--arginine ADP-ribosyltransferase 2-like, with product MALLAHTLALLVVTVATVAIKVVPLDMARDSFDDQYRGCGPAMTKALPALYKFESQKNPLFAKTWMKAEAEWRKRGSHVSPLASPAQAVAVMAYTMKYLYKEFNAAVHVAGRSRQEYRNNFHFKMLHFLLTQALVTLRQAQNGQCHQVYRGVRDVRFQAQQGQRVRFGQFTSTSPSKEVAQHYGTDTILQLHTCHGADIQAFSYDPSNREVLIPPYETFQVTQVIWDGKRTWIWLRSIGTFSKYNCALL from the coding sequence ATGGCCCTCCTGGCTcacaccctggcactgctggtaGTGACTGTGGCCACCGTGGCCATCAAGGTGGTGCCCCTGGACATGGCCAGGGACTCCTTCGATGACCAGTACCGGGGCTGCGGCCCTGCCATGACCAAGGCATTACCAGCACTCTACAAATTTGAGTCTCAGAAGAATCCTCTCTTTGCCAAGACCTGGATGAAGGCCGAGGCTGAGTGGCGCAAGCGGGGCTCCCATGTGTCCCCTCTGGCATCTCCAGCCCAGGCCGTTGCTGTCATGGCCTACACAATGAAGTACCTGTACAAGGAGTTCAACGCAGCGGTGCACGTGGCTGGACGCTCCCGCCAGGAATACCGGAACAACTTCCACTtcaaaatgctgcatttcctgctgaCCCAGGCCCTGGTGACACTGAGGCAGGCTCAGAACGGGCAGTGTCACCAGGTGTACCGGGGTGTGCGTGATGTCCGGTTCCAGGCGCAGCAAGGCCAGAGGGTCCGGTTTGGTCAATTCACATCGACATCACCGAGCAAAGAAGTTGCCCAGCATTACGGGACTGACACAATTCTCCAACTCCACACGTGTCATGGTGCAGACATCCAGGCTTTTTCCTATGATCCTAGCAACCGAGAGGTGCTGATCCCGCCATATGAAACCTTTCAGGTCACCCAAGTCATCTGGGATGGGAAGAGGACATGGATCTGGCTCCGCTCCATCGGGACCTTCAGCAAATACAACTGCGCATTGCTGTGA